A part of Rattus rattus isolate New Zealand chromosome 6, Rrattus_CSIRO_v1, whole genome shotgun sequence genomic DNA contains:
- the LOC116904577 gene encoding taste receptor type 2 member 104, protein MLSMLESILLSVATSEAMLGVLGNIFIVLVNCTNWVRNKKLSKINFILTGLAISRVFTIWIITLDAYTKVFFLTTLMPSNLHECISYIWVIINHLSVWFATSLSIFYFLKIANFSHYIFLWLKRRADKVFVFLIGYLIITWLASFPLAVTVIKNIKVHHNNTSWLIHLEKRELLINYVFANMGPISLFMVAVFTCFLLTISLWRHRRRMQSTGSKFRDLNTEVHVKAMKILISFIILFILYFMGVLIETLCLFLTENILLFIFGFTLSSTYPCCHSFILILTSRELKQASMRALRGLKCCET, encoded by the coding sequence ATGCTAAGTATGCTGGAAAGCATCCTCCTTTCTGTTGCCACTAGTGAAGCTATGCTGGGTGTTTTAGGGAATATATTTATTGTACTTGTAAACTGTACAAACTGGGTCAGGAATAAGAAACTCTCCAAGATTAACTTTATTCTCACTGGCTTGGCAATTTCCAGGGTTTTTACCATATGGATAATAACTTTAGATGCATATACAAAGGTTTTCTTTCTGACTACGCTTATGCCTAGCAATCTACATGAATGCATTAGTTACATATGGGTCATTATTAACCATCTGAGTGTCTGGTTTGCCACAAGCCTGAGCATCTTTTATTTCCTGAAGATAGCAAACTTTTCCCACTACATATTTCTCTGGTTGAAGAGAAGAGCTGATAAAGTTTTTGTCTTTCTAATTGGATACTTAATTATAACATGGCTAGCTTCCTTTCCACTAGCTGTGACagtgattaaaaatattaaagtgcaTCATAACAACACATCTTGGCTGATCCACTTGGAGAAGAGAGAGTTACTTATAAACTATGTTTTTGCCAATATGGGGCCCATTTCCCTCTTTATGGTGGCCGTATTTACTTGTTTCCTGTTAACCATTTCCCTTTGGAGACACAGAAGGAGGATGCAATCCACTGGATCAAAATTCAGAGATCTCAACACAGAAGTTCACGTGAAAgccatgaaaattttaatttcatttatcatcctctttatcttatattttatgggTGTTCTCATAGAAACATTATGCTTGTTTCTCACAGAAAATatacttctctttatttttggcTTCACTTTGTCATCCACGTATCCCTGTTGTCATTCCTTTATCCTAATTCTAACAAGCAGGGAGCTGAAGCAAGCCTCCATGAGGGCACTACGGGGATTAAAATGCTGTGAGACTTAA